Part of the Desulfovibrio legallii genome, GCAATAACGGGGCGGGTACACCGCCCCGTTCACGGTTAGCACTTGCCGCCGCAACAGCAGCCGGTGGAAGTCGAATGAGCGGAAGCATGAGCGTCCGGCGTAGCGATCCAACCCATGACTTCGGACTTGGAAGGCACACGGCCAGTACACATGACGTTGTTGTCGATGACCACGGCGGGCGTGGACATAACGCCGAGCGCCATCATTTCTTTCAGGTCCGTGACCTTTTCAACCGTGGCGGCACTTCCCGCATCCTGCACGGCGGCATTGACGACGTTTTCCGCTTCTTTGCACTTGGCGCAACCGGGACCGAGAACTTTGATCAACATGACGACCCTCTTTCGGCTAAAAGATTTGTGTTTGGAGGATATTGAACAGCCAGCCC contains:
- a CDS encoding thioredoxin family protein encodes the protein MLIKVLGPGCAKCKEAENVVNAAVQDAGSAATVEKVTDLKEMMALGVMSTPAVVIDNNVMCTGRVPSKSEVMGWIATPDAHASAHSTSTGCCCGGKC